GGAACCGCTTCGAGACTCCGGTGACCTCAAGGACGGGCTCGCGCACGACGCCCTCCCCTCTCTGGCTGGTGCGGCGGCCGGGCCGGGTCGTCCGGCCCGGCCGCCTCGGTCTGCGGGGCCGCCGCCCGCGCCCGGGGCGGGCGCGGGCGGCGGTTCGGATCAGTACTGGCGACTGGGAAGGGCCTTCTTGGCGGCCTCCTGGTCGAAGACCGTCTCCTCGGTGACGATGCGCCGCTCGACGGGCTCGTCGGCGTGCACCTTCTTGACGATCTCCATCAGCTGCCCGCCGAGCAGCGGGTTGCACTCCACGATGAAGTTGATCTTGCCGTCCGCCAGGGCCTGCATCCCGTCCCGGACGGCGTCCACCGTGATGATCTTGATGTCCTCGCCGGGCTTCTTCCCGGCCTCCTCGATCGCCTGGATCGCGCCGAGCCCCATGTCGTCGTTGTGCGCGTACAGGACGTCGATGTCCTTGTGGGCCTTCAGGAGGGCCTGCATGACCTCCTTGCCCTTGGCGCGGGTGAACTCCCCGGACTGCGACGCGATCACCTTGAGGTTCGGGTTGGCCTTGATGACCTCGGCGAACCCCTTCTTCCGGTCGATCGCGGGCGCGGCTCCGACCGTCCCTTCGAGCTGGACGATGTTCACCGTCTCGTCCGAGTCCTTGTACTCGTCGACGAGCCACTGGCCGGCCTTCTTGCCCTCCTCGACGAAGTCGGAGCCCAGGAAGGTCACGTACATGGACGGGTCGGAGTCGACCGCGCGGTCGGTCAGCACGACCGGGATGCCGGCCGCCTTCGCCTCCTTGAGGACCGCGTCCCAGCCGGTGACGACGACCGGCGAGAACGCGATGACGTCGACCTTCTGCTTGATGAAGGAGCGGATCGCGGCGATCTGGTTCTCCTGCTTCTGCTGCGCGTCGGCGAACTTGAGGTCGATGCCGGCGGCCGCGGCCTCCTCCTTGATCGACTTGGTGTTCGCCGTGCGCCAGCCGCTCTCGGCTCCGACCTGGGAGAACCCCAGGGTGATCTTGTCCGACCCGGAGCCGGAACCGGAATCGGAACCGGAGTCGCCGCAGGCGGCCAGGGACGCCAGGGCGAGCGCCGCGCCCGCGGCGGCGGCGAGGATTCTTCGCTTCATCGGGGGTTCTCCTTCGAGGGGGTGGGGCGCTGTGTTAGCGCTAACATCACGAGGTGGACGGAGGGAGGTCGAAGGGGGCGGATCAGGCGCTGACGACGGCGGCGGGACGGCCGGGGCGTTCCGCCGGCAGGAGGAAGGCACCGCTTCCGGCCGCACCGGAGTCTCGCCGGACGGCGACCGGAAGCCGGGGGGCGGAGCAGGCAGGGTGGTCGTGGTGGGCGATGCCGGCGTCCTGCGGCAGGCAGTGCGCGGCGGACACGGCGTCGGCGGACGGGTCGCGGGCGACGGTTCCGCCCGGGCCGCGGCCGGGCCGGAGCGGCCGCTCCCCCGCGGGCGAGGCGGGCTCGCGGCACTCCCCGCCCACCGGGGCAGCCCGCCGGGCGGCCGCCGGACGCCGTCCCGCCGACTCGCCCATCGCGCCTCCCGCCGCACACGCTTGGCTGGAATGTTTGCGATAACGCGAGATCATGTCAATACCCGCGCGGACGGCAGATCCGGTCAAGTGCCAGCCGAACAGGGCCTACCTCATACCGCCGGGCAACAGAGAGGCCGGTCGTGGTCCGGCCATTGACGCCCGAGACAGGTAGCGCTAACACATCTCATCCGCACCACCCGCCGCAGGAGGACCGTCCCGGCGGTCAGGGGGTGAGGATGGCGCGGCCGCGGACCTGCCCGGCGTCGAGGGCGTCGATCGCGGTCTGGAAGTCGTCCAGGCCGTACTTCTGGGTGTGCAGGGTGACCGCGCCGCGGGCGGCGAGGGCCATCAGGTCGCACAGGTCGTTGTAGGAGCCGACGAGGTTGCCGATGATGTTGATCTCGGCGGAGATGACGTCGATCGTGGGGACGTCGATGTTCTCCCCGTACCCGACCACGTGGTAGTCGCCGGCGCGCCGCAGCATGCGCAGTCCCTCGGCGGTGGTGCCGCCCTCCCCGACGAAGTCGACGACGACCTCGGCGCCGCCGCCGGTGAGGTCGAGGACCTCCTCGACGTGCTCGCCGCCCGCGAGGACGGCGCGGTCCGCGCCGATCGAGGAGGCGAGCTCGACGGCGTCCGGACTGCGGTCGACGACGATCAGCTCGGCGGCGGTGAGGGCCTTGAGCACCTGGACGCCGATGTGCCCGAGCCCTCCGGCGCCGATGACCACGCAGTGGTCGCGCGGGGTCAGCCTCCGCGCGGCCTTGGCGGCCGCGTGGTAGGCGGTGAGCCCCGCGTCGGCGTAGGCGGCGACGTCGGCGGGCTCCAGGGCGCCCGCGAGCTTCACGACGCTGCGCGCGGACGTCCTGATGTAGTCGGCGTACCCGCCGTCGCTGTCGATGCCCGGGAAGCGGCTGTTCTCGCAGTGGACGTCGTCCCCGGACCGGCAGGCACGGCACAGCCCGCACGTGACCAGGGGGTGGAGGATCACCTTGTCGCCTTCGGCGACGTTGGTGACCGCGGACCCGACGGCGTGCACCCAGCCGGCGTTCTCGTGCCCGATCGTGTAGGGCAGCCGCACCCCGGACTTCTCGGCCCACTGGCCCTCCAGGATGTGCAGGTCGGTCCGGCAGACCCCGGCGCCGCCGATCTTCACGACCACGTCGAGCGGGTCCGCGGGTTCCGGGACGGGCACCTCCGCCATCCGCAGGTTCTCGTGGTAGCCGACGACCTGGACCGCTCGCATCGAATCCATCAGGACCACTCCTCGCAGTAGACGGTGTGCACCGCGGGAGACCGTGTGCACCGTTCGGCTCGGCGCCTGCATACCCGTGCGGCGGGTCCCTGACCATCCCGCCGTCGATGCGTCCCGGGTCCGATGGTGGCCTCTTCGGGCCGTCGCGGTTCCCCGGGAGGCCGCCGCGGGCGCAGGATGGGATCTCCGTCCGTTCTTTCAGGGAGGCCCGATGGCGGGAGACGCGGCGATGGACCGGATCGACACGAGCGTCCCGCATTCGGCGCGGATCTGGAACTACTGGCTGGGCGGCAAGGATAACTACCCGGTCGACCGGGCGGCCGGCGACCAGTACAAGGAGACGTTCCCGGGCGTGGTGGACGTCGCCCGCGCGTCCCGCCTGTTCCTGACGCGTTCCGTCCGCTACCTGGCAGGGGAGGCGGGCGTCCGCTAGTTCCTGGACGTGGGGACGGGCCTGCCGACGGTGGACAACACCCATGAGGTCGCGCAGCGCATCGCGCCGGACGCGCGCATCGTCTATGTCGACAACGATCCGCTGGTGCTCGTCCACGCGCGGGCGCTGCTCACCAGCACGA
The sequence above is drawn from the Actinomadura hallensis genome and encodes:
- a CDS encoding ABC transporter substrate-binding protein, which gives rise to MKRRILAAAAGAALALASLAACGDSGSDSGSGSGSDKITLGFSQVGAESGWRTANTKSIKEEAAAAGIDLKFADAQQKQENQIAAIRSFIKQKVDVIAFSPVVVTGWDAVLKEAKAAGIPVVLTDRAVDSDPSMYVTFLGSDFVEEGKKAGQWLVDEYKDSDETVNIVQLEGTVGAAPAIDRKKGFAEVIKANPNLKVIASQSGEFTRAKGKEVMQALLKAHKDIDVLYAHNDDMGLGAIQAIEEAGKKPGEDIKIITVDAVRDGMQALADGKINFIVECNPLLGGQLMEIVKKVHADEPVERRIVTEETVFDQEAAKKALPSRQY
- a CDS encoding NAD(P)-dependent alcohol dehydrogenase — protein: MDSMRAVQVVGYHENLRMAEVPVPEPADPLDVVVKIGGAGVCRTDLHILEGQWAEKSGVRLPYTIGHENAGWVHAVGSAVTNVAEGDKVILHPLVTCGLCRACRSGDDVHCENSRFPGIDSDGGYADYIRTSARSVVKLAGALEPADVAAYADAGLTAYHAAAKAARRLTPRDHCVVIGAGGLGHIGVQVLKALTAAELIVVDRSPDAVELASSIGADRAVLAGGEHVEEVLDLTGGGAEVVVDFVGEGGTTAEGLRMLRRAGDYHVVGYGENIDVPTIDVISAEINIIGNLVGSYNDLCDLMALAARGAVTLHTQKYGLDDFQTAIDALDAGQVRGRAILTP